The nucleotide window CTACAGGAGCAATTCTCAAAAACCATCTAAACTAGACTACTCTCTCCCGAAAGCTTATAGAGTAATTACTCTCTTAAACAGCCTAGGGAAGGTACTAGAGAGAATTATCGCCAAaagactagctagtctagcAGAAACCACAAACCTCCTACACCCCTCACAAATTGGAGGTAGaaacaagaaatctgcaatagacgCCGCTCTCCTCCTAGTAGACCAGATTCAACACAAAAAACAGCAAGGCCAAATTACTTCCACAGTGTTCGTGGACGTCAAAGGAGCTTTTGACCACGTCATACACAACCGATTTCTAGACCGACTTAAGAAACTTGGACTCCCAATTAGCTTAATTTGCTGGGCGAAATCCTTTCTCTCCAACAGGACCCTAAGACTAGCATTCGATAATAAGATTGAAGAATTTAGCAAGATTAGAGCAGGCATCCCAcaaggcagcccagtatCACCAATCTTCTTCCTTATCTATATCCGAGACCTATTCCCAGCCTTACAAAGCTTTCAACTATCGTATatcgacgacctatctctTACTACCTCATCAACCTCTCTAAAGAAAAACATAAGAGCActgcaaaaagagatagctacactctttgccaagggagagcagctagacattatcttcgacacatccaaaacagagctaatccacttcaccgctaagaaggagaggatagaaagagccctcatactcccaaacaacgaccggatagaacacaaagacactgtcaagtggctaggtatctatctagacaaccgactatcattcaaatcacatgtgtctatacgtgtaagccaagccagacaagctttctacaggctaggaagactagcgaacattgaactcggcctatcaacacacgctattagacaactatacttagcatgtgtaaccagcgtgtcagactacggagcacaaatatactggcaaaaccaaccctacgctacaaagaaactacagtcactacacaacctggcttgtcgaaaaacactaggagtgtttagaacagcaccaacagtccctacaagcctcgaagcgagcctactaccaccagcaattaggcttaactcaactatccggaactacgcaagcagagcaaacctgctagccaacacccatccaattgcaaaggcaataacTCGGATCCAATCAACTAATCTCCAACGCTCAAAGAAACcaaaccagcacagacagctacaaactattactaacgcaattcctaaaaacaacaaaagggacacagagcagactatcccataccggtttaggccatgggatactctaaactataccgtaacagtctctcaaaaatccaaagaagaggaggcaaatgcgcaccaagcctacattaaaacaaggctagacaattacacgacaatatactcagacgcctcgcaaacacaagaaggaaaaggaataggagttgggatagcagtctacaactcaactcagcaagagatctactcagaaacagttaatatcggacaataccagctagtctacaacggcgaactagaagggatcacacgagcattcgaatacgcagcaaagaacgctacaaccgaccaggaatttgaggtctacgcagataaccaagcagcaatctacaggcttaaaaacctatcagataacccaggacagcattggcaactccgatgtctaaaagcggcaaatacgatccgacgaaaacaagcaaacatccacctactctgggcacctggacacacagatatagttggaaacgaaagagcagactacctagcaaaagaagcaaccaaagaggaccccagatcaacaacaaagagcattgcctacctgggcacgacaatcaaaaggatacaacaaacggaacaacgccaagagtatgagaaatacaaagcaagagcaaccgctctaaacaaagctacctactcagccaaataccctcttaaaatcagcaaaaccatccaaatgccacagaacacgaaaagagtaacctctagcgccttctactctcttaagctaggacacggatacttcaactcctacctaaagagatttaagaaacgagactctaatcgctgcacctgccaaaacatccaaacgccagaacacctactactgtactgtcatctatacaaagaccatcgaaaaacgctcctacaaacaatcaaacatcgcccagtcacactaccactactactccacactagtataggtatagaagcaaccctagcttttatcactagcaccagaataggaacaagaaaatggtacctaggacagccaacagaagacctacagagagacactgtataaaactaaaaccacaaccctctcctttgccacaagagcccgctgctacatctctttctacttatcaaactgctctttagcacctggcaacaaacagatacaagctatcttttgtagaaaagccaaaaaccatattagcgaaccataccagaaaaccatgtaaattagaaaaaccaagatagaacggccttcggccaaagtcctacatagtctctgactgaaaaaggactctaatggaataataataataataataataaaGCCGCGATACATACCGACCTTTCACTTGATTGCAGCTGTGGATCACGAAGGATATATCGATTTACATTGAGGGTTCAATCAAGAAGCATCGTCCTTTCTTCGATACCTACGTTACTGacagagatgtcaacaagcaagtcaagctggcttgattcttatcgattgcagatcacagacaatatagaggctcgtgcacagtggcacgtcccagagaatggtctgtgatctgcaatcgataagaatcaagccagcttgacttgcttgttgacatctctggtTACTGAAAATGCATTCAGATCATCCCAGTCGGCGATCTGCTGGAATCCCGTTCTTTTCCTCTTCGGTTAACTCCACGCCGAAAATCTCTTTCAATGCTTCCACACGCTCATCCTCTGTCTTGCAGTCCTTCAGAACCCGTCGATCGGTACCGATAGTCTCCTTAACCTCGCCGCCAAATAACGTGACATTTCCAACAACAACTTCGCGCTCCTCGTCCATGATCATTTTTGTAGATGTTACATATCTGGTAAAGAATGAGCGTTTGTTTGCGGACGTATACCACGACATGATCTCATAGTCCTGAGGCAGAAACTCCGTCTCAGTGAAACAATACACCGGCACCCACTGGCTCTCTCCATCGTCCACGGGATTGTAGCAAACATCATAGCACCACAGCTTGTTGGAATGTGTTCCATACGACTCTGCtatggcacgtgattgtaGGCGTATCTTTCGTGGAGCAATGCTGGTTGTTTCAAAGCCATCCCGCAACGGACAAGGCAAGCAAGGACCCATAGATCCCATGCCCACGTCCACAACATACCATTCGTTGTCAAGTCGGACAAGATTGAGCATGTGGTTCCAGCCATCGTAGGTCATGGCCTGGTTGCGGCGGACCTCTGGGTAGGGGCTCATTGCGCGTGATACGCGACCGCCGCAATTGCGCACTTCGTAGCCAAGCGAGCGGAGGACTGTCCCGAAAAAGGTGTTGTTCTCCATGCATCGTCCTCCACGTCGCTTGGTGACGATCTTTGTGTAGAGGTCCGCGACATCAAGGGTAATGGTTTTGTGTGCGGAGTAATGTAGTTCAAGGTTCTCGAAAGGCACAGTGCAGGTGTGATATCTGACCAGGGCCTGCAGAAATGGGAGCCCATGCTCGGTGGCGGTAGCCTTGGTTCGGTCCGATAGAACAGGCGAATCGAGATACTGTTGTGGAAGTCCGAGTCGCTTAAAATAATCCTGCAACTGGACCTCACTGTAGCGAGGACGGTCGCCGTCGCTCAGCGGTAGTTGAGTCAAGGAGGTGGGCACCGAAGTTTGTGACATTGTCAATATCAGGATTGTGGTTTAGACGTATCAACCAGAGTCGATCAGAAGATCAATACAGATATGTGATGCAACGTCGGAGATGTATCTACCTAGGCACAAGACTCGGATGTGTCCCGTTGCGCGTTGATTGACGCTGGGAGGCGAGACATGGACACGGACACGGCTGCTTCGGAGTCCATGCGTCGGATGGTGAATCGCCATCCCCACTTTATGACGTCTTTAGCCTAGATGATACTAGCTTATCGGGTCTAACTCGGGATTACACCCGGACTTGCCGCGGCAGTTAGCGTGACCTTTAGCGAGCCCGGGCTAGTTGCGCTCTCCTCCAACAGTCACTTTTTCTCTAGTCTACGCACCTTGGAGATGAgccccaccaccaccatgTGCAATTTTTGCGGATCAAATTAAATGCATTGACTCTAATCATCTAAGTATTTTACTGTACTACCGCTACGTAATGGGCTGAAGATACCGACCCCAATCCCTTCTCTCGCTGCCGAGTGTAATATGTGCACCACTCATATGGCTCACATTACAGATCCAGAGTTATCACTACAGTGCAAAACTTTCGCAATGAAACCGCTGGCTCATGCACCTTGGATGAAAGTAGTAACAGTATACATGAGTAGTATCTGACCAGTAATTGGTTCAGTCTCTGGGAGAGTGTACACAACTTACATTTcagcacagtccgcaacaatcaattaagtgggtcctagaaggttcagattggattgattgattaccgctttaagcctagtagttacctataggagtttaagccctacctagataggtaagtgggtctaggagagtgaccggattgaattgattgttgcggagtctacaTTTCAGCAGCAGTCATGAAAACACCAAGAAGACCAATCAGTACATGAAATCTAAATCTGATTTTCTACATAATCGATGCATTCTGACGATCTCTAAAATCAGACATCCATATCAGCATTGGATATATGAAGCTGAAGCGCTTGACAAGAGCCTCAGCTACGAGGCTGAGCCCGACTTCCTGAAGGCCTTGGAACCGGGCTGCACATTACGGACCATTGCTGGAAGTGTCTAAACCCAGAATATATCTAAAAGTATGAGATGACTCAAACAACTTCCCGCGCAAACTCCGCCAAGAAACCCCAGAAACTCTTCTCCTTCCACCCCTTAACCTTCCACTCATTTGCCCCCGCTGGGAAGAACTTCACAACCCCCCTTAAACTTTCATCATGCGCAATTACCGGAAAAATATTCTGCCAAGCATCAAACTCTGTCATCTTCTCTATACTCCTCGTCGCCTCTGCCGCGCAAAAGTGCCACCCACCCTCCGCAGGCGTAGGATCGAAGAACGGCTCCTTGCGGCTTTTCTTCGGGTGCATAGCGACGAACATCTCTCCTGGACAACTCGGGGGCACCATGGGAAGACGATGGCGTAGAGGATGCGGGGCTATCTCTTGCGGTAAGGGATTGTAGTTTGTGGGACGAAACTCACCCCCATGATGCGCAATATCGCCCCCCAAGAAGATGAACGTCGGTGGCTCAACCGTCGTACGCGCGAGCACAGAGATATGTCCCACCGTATGTCCCGGCGTATTGAGTAAGTAAAAACTTCCATCGCCGTAGAAATCCAGGGCTTGGAATTTGCCTATTTGCAACCTTTTGCCGAACTCTTCGTTAGCGTCGTCAAAGTCAACCTCACACAACTGCCGTCCTGCCCACGCACGCTCATCAACATGCGACTCCGGCACCGTCGGAAATGCAGGCACAAAATGCCTTTTAAACCCCGGTCCGACGATCAAATCTGTGGTAGGCGGGAAACGCCCCGGATCGCCCACGTGATCGAAATGCCAGTGCGACCATATGATCCCGCCGATATCAGTAAGCGACACACCGTTTTCAGTTAGAATGGTAGCAACGTCCTTTTCAACCGTGATAATGTAGCCCGAGCGCTCGATTCCCTGAACGAATGTTGTGGGGCAGTTTTCTCGCCAATCTTTGCGCACGCCGAGGTCGAAGAGAAGGGTGGCGTGTTTGCTGGTGTTGGTGGGGTGGCGGATTAGGAAGGAGTAGGATCCGACGGAAATTTTTGTGAAGGAGCCGATTTGAGGGTGCATGAAGGTGTTTGTGGGGAAGCCGCTCATGTGGCTGGTTGTGTCGATTATGGAGACGTTGACGGTGTGGTGGGACAGGGGAATGTTTAGGGGGGGAGGGGGTTGTGTGGATGCCATTTCTTTACTCCGTGTTGCAGATGTAGCTTGTGATTCGTTTCGCTGATATGTTCGTTTGTGAAAATGGTCAGGTGTACAGGTGATTGGAACCATGCAGTGCATTTGAGCCTCAAAACTCGCGATTGTGATAAGGGAGACTCGGAAAAGCATAGTTCCGCATGGGTGTCACAACAGTGTTTCTTTGACGAATGTGCGGTATCTAACTTTGCGGGCTGTACCGATGATGGATAGAAAAGGTGGGGTAATTGTGGAAATGTAGCCGGCATGGAAGGGAACGTTGAACCTGATTCGTTGAATTTACAACGCTACGTCTAGAATGAAGAAGCGTTGCATCGACGTGTCAACCCCAAAAGTTCTTGAAAACCGGGACACACGAAATGCAAGGCAAGCAAGCATCATCCCGTATATATCACAGGTATCTAGATAATCTACAGCACATTTTGCGTTCGCTGCGTTTGCAGCCTAGACATAGCTGTGTCCACATCCCCTCGAATATCATGAAACCATAACCAATCAAACCATGCATCCTGTAGTCTCGGTAGAATCTTGCCCATATCAGAGCCTCGTTCTTGGTCTCGAAAAAAGACCATGTCACCCACTTCCGCAGCCCTGTCCAGCTGCTTCTGAGCTCGTGGCCGTCGCACCGAATCGTAGGCGTCAAAGGCTGCAAGAATGTATGAATTGAGGCTCGAGATGCTTTGTGGAGCCGTTGGGAGTTCCCCAAACACGGCCGACAATATCAAAGCGTCTTCCAGGCCTTGAGCAGCGCCAGCAGCTTGGAAAGGCAGAGAAGCATGGGCGCTGTCACCCATGAGAACCACACGATCGCGGTAGTATGTCGAAGTGTGCTTGTGATGGAAGAGACCCCATTTGATTGGCTTTGCCAAACGAAGAAGTCGGCGGAAGCGATCATCAATGTCGGGGCCCTCGAAGTCGGCCATCTTGATCTCCTCGGTGACTTTCTCCGTGACAGCGCATTCGAGCATCCACGGAGTGTCGGTAGCTACGCAAAGAAGGAAGTTGAACTCCTATCGTTTAGTATTGGTCAGCACGTATTCAAGGTGTAAATATGAGCGCGGAAGAGTCAGCTTACCTCGCCACCCGTGATGCGATAAGTAACAACACTACGCTTGTTGCCGAAGTACATCTTGGCAACATCGGTTAGATCTCCCAGAATCGCTTTCGCTTCAGACATAGAAATGACACCTCGATAGCAGTAGGCGTCGGCATATACTGGGGCGACCTGGGTTGGATAGGATGGTTTTAGCACGTGCTCTCGCGCAATGCTCTTGATTCCGTCGGCGCCAACACATATACTGGCCTCGGCAACGTCACCATCCGCAAATTTGAGACCAACTTTGTCGGAATGCTGCTTGATGTCCTTGAGAGACTTATTGAACTTGACAGTCTCTATCGGGATGAAGCTTGTCATAATTTCCAAGAGCTCCTTTCGATGTGCCTATCCCATGTTAACACAGCGCCATGACATGTTGACTACAACGCTACTAACCGATTTTCGATTGAAGTCAGGGTGACCCCAACATGATTTACCGTGCCATGTTTGATCTTGGCCTGGAAGCATTGGTCAGCAAGATGATATGGTGGAGAAGATGCTAGATAATACGTACCGAGACCTTCCTTGATGAGCAAGCCCTCAAAGAAGACATTCTGGGCATCTGCGGGCTTGTTTCCAACACAAATCTTCTCATATTTAGGACGGAACTCTGGCTCGATAATGTCCATTGCCCGTAGACCGTTAGGGGCAAATCCGATACCGGCACTTGATGCGATCAGACAGGGTACACCGCCAAGGTCTCTGGAGGATCTCACCCAGCAACCGAGTATTCCTTCGCTTCCTCATAGAGTGTAAATGATATGCCTTTCTTGTGCAACCCCATAGCCAGTGCAAGGCCTGCAATACCGGCGCCTAGATTTTGCTTTAGTTGGATATTCGCTACATGCGGACCAGATCATGCAACTGTACCGACAATGGCGATATGGAAGTCGTTGACTGTGTTTCCAGCCATGATGAAGTTGGTCAGTCTGTCCGGCGTGATGTCAGCTATATGTTGTCATTTACCAGTGTAGCGTAAGCCTATAGATATGGTAATAAAGTATCAAAGGTATTGCAACGACATGACATAGGTTCACACAGAGGATCGGGAATAGATGGCTGATAAGACGATGAAGGAGCGAAGATGCGCGCTGCAGATTGGCTCAAAACTATCTCAGAAGGTTGGTTTTCGGCCTACGCGGTCCAAGATGACGTAACGCACCAGATCGCTCGATGCTTGTTAGGTGTTAACTATCAGTCGTGAGTGGGGGCATCTGGTGGTTTATCGATAACGGAACCTCCACCCCTAGCTCCCCCCCCCCCAACATAGCCGGATCCCGGCCGCAAATCTCACTCATTACCTTCCTAATCCGGTACCTTACTTTTCGCAAGTCCCCAAGCGACAGGCTGCATAAAGCCATGGCGACTTTAGAGGAAGAGCATGCGCCCGAGACGGCTGCTTCTGCCAGCAAACGAAGACGCATTGCTCTGGCGTGCAACGCGTGTCGTAGTACGCGTCTGCAATAGTCACTAGTCCGCGGAGCGAGATCACGTGATGCAATCTGGTACAGCCCATGATGCGTACGGACGGGAGCAGGCAACACCGATCAAAGACGAGTACGACAACAGCAGATTA belongs to Pyrenophora tritici-repentis strain M4 chromosome 10, whole genome shotgun sequence and includes:
- a CDS encoding NhoA, Arylamine N-acetyltransferase; protein product: MSQTSVPTSLTQLPLSDGDRPRYSEVQLQDYFKRLGLPQQYLDSPVLSDRTKATATEHGLPFLQALVRYHTCTVPFENLELHYSAHKTITLDVADLYTKIVTKRRGGRCMENNTFFGTVLRSLGYEVRNCGGRVSRAMSPYPEVRRNQAMTYDGWNHMLNLVRLDNEWYVVDVGMGSMGPCLPCPLRDGFETTSIAPRKIRLQSRAIAESYGTHSNKLWCYDVCYNPVDDGESQWVPVYCFTETEFLPQDYEIMSWYTSANKRSFFTRYVTSTKMIMDEEREVVVGNVTLFGGEVKETIGTDRRVLKDCKTEDERVEALKEIFGVELTEEEKNGIPADRRLG
- a CDS encoding Metallo-hydrolase-oxidoreductase; translation: MSGFPTNTFMHPQIGSFTKISVGSYSFLIRHPTNTSKHATLLFDLGVRKDWRENCPTTFVQGIERSGYIITVEKDVATILTENGVSLTDIGGIIWSHWHFDHVGDPGRFPPTTDLIVGPGFKRHFVPAFPTVPESHVDERAWAGRQLCEVDFDDANEEFGKRLQIGKFQALDFYGDGSFYLLNTPGHTVGHISVLARTTVEPPTFIFLGGDIAHHGGEFRPTNYNPLPQEIAPHPLRHRLPMVPPSCPGEMFVAMHPKKSRKEPFFDPTPAEGGWHFCAAEATRSIEKMTEFDAWQNIFPVIAHDESLRGVVKFFPAGANEWKVKGWKEKSFWGFLAEFAREVV
- a CDS encoding UbiH, 2-polyprenyl-6-methoxyphenol hydroxylase and related FAD-dependent oxidoreductase, whose product is MAGNTVNDFHIAIVGAGIAGLALAMGLHKKGISFTLYEEAKEYSVAGAGIGFAPNGLRAMDIIEPEFRPKYEKICVGNKPADAQNVFFEGLLIKEGLGQDQTWHGKSCWGHPDFNRKSAHRKELLEIMTSFIPIETVKFNKSLKDIKQHSDKVGLKFADGDVAEASICVGADGIKSIAREHVLKPSYPTQVAPVYADAYCYRGVISMSEAKAILGDLTDVAKMYFGNKRSVVTYRITGGEEFNFLLCVATDTPWMLECAVTEKVTEEIKMADFEGPDIDDRFRRLLRLAKPIKWGLFHHKHTSTYYRDRVVLMGDSAHASLPFQAAGAAQGLEDALILSAVFGELPTAPQSISSLNSYILAAFDAYDSVRRPRAQKQLDRAAEVGDMVFFRDQERGSDMGKILPRLQDAWFDWLWFHDIRGDVDTAMSRLQTQRTQNVL